From Sphingobacterium bambusae:
AGGTTTGGATCCGCCTGCATCGATGTAAATCCCTTGGCACAGACCACCTCATCGCCTTCGCATGGGTTTGTTGGAGCGGTGCCTTCTCTATCATAAGAGTACACGCCTGTATCTGGATTTCTAGAATACCAGTGCAAGTCAGTCTGTGCACTTTTCTTTTCGCCGAAAGACATTAGTGTCGCGCTTCCAGCAGTTACCGCCAAGGCTACCAGCGGTAAGATCATTTTTAAAATTTTACTTTTCATGTTAATTCATGTTTTAAATTAAGAATCTGTTTACGTTCGTCTTTTGGCCGACAAGCCCTAGGCGAGAGCCCATCCCGGACTCCGGCTTCGCTGTTTTTTCCTTTTCCTTTCTGATAATGAATTTTTCAAAAAAACATGCCCCTATCACATCTTCACCGCGCAGCGATCTTTATTTTCTACTGCTAAGTTCGTTTGAAAACAGGTGCTGCAGTGAGACCATGTTGCGCAAAAACACGACAGCTTTGCACAATAAGCCTTGCAGCGCGAGGATTACAGATGAGAATTGGAGGATCAATAGGATTGGGGGATACTAAAGGGCAGGTTTCGACCTGTCTATGCTTTTGAACGTTTTAGCTGGAAACTTCGAGGTGGCATGCCGGTAAACAGCTTGAAGGTTCGCTGAAAGGAGCGGATCTCGCCAAACCCGCAACGGATACTGACCTCCTTGATCGGGAACCCGCGCAACAATAGCTTTTTGGCCTGCTGGATAACCCTTTCGTTTTTATAATGCCGTATTGTCCGTTTATATACCGATCTGAATATTCGGTCTAGATGCTTTGATGAGTAAGGCACTTGGTCGTAGACCTTCGCAAGATCAAAACCTGCCCCTTGCTGTTTTACCCCTTCCCTTACTCGCGACTGGGCGAGCATGCAATAATGCGCTGCGCTTCCGGGAACAAAATTACCCTTGAGCTTACGTTTAGAAAGCTTGAGCAGGCGAGCGAGTTGCCTTATGATATCAACCTGTCTGTCCAGTGGCCTTTTATTTAAGCCTCGGCATAATCTACGGATCAAAATTTCTGTCATCTCTCCCGCGTAAAAATGCTGGCTTACAGCTGTAGTGGACGCATTATTCGTCTTCAGATCAAGTAGTGGTTTTAAAAAAATAAAGTCTTTGGTGGCATGCTCGTCGAACAACCGAGCGAGAAAGTAAAAGCTAAAGATACGCCAGCGTCCTTGTGGTAAAGTGACCTTGTAACTACCCGAGGGCAGGTAAGCGTAGATCCCCCGACGGGCTTCAAGAGCGAAGACTTTTTTTTCTTCGCGCATGAGCAGCATCCTCCCGGTAGATTGTAGTAGGTATATTCCATGCACGTCCCCCATGGATGTTTGCGCAGAAAGTTTAATTGGCCGGTTGGTTTGAATTTCAAGGTAGGAGATAAATCCCAATTTACCTTTGAATTCTTGTTCGATACTGGTTCCTACATCTGATCTGCGGTAAATAACGCTACCTATGCCCAGGGAAAGCGCAGGACAAAGGTCTCCCCTTGCAGCCTTTGACAAGGGCTGTCCAAAAAAAGATCCGGTATCCAGGTATGCACTTTTTCGCATATTATTTCCACTAAGCATTGCGCCTTTTTGCGCTTAATTTGGTTGGACATTCTCCTTGGATAAGATCCGATCTTCAAAATGTAAAAGCAACTTTTTCACGTTAAGTACCGTTTTGTATACGTTTGATTCCATTTTCTATGCAAAACACCGTTATCTGCCACAGCATTTTGGGCTAAAAATCGGTATTGGAACCCAAAATTTTTATCGATTTACAATATCATTCTGCGTAAAATCTCCTTGCCAGCACGAGTTGTTCACAAGTGAGGTTTCACACCAATCTTTTAGCAAGATGTCCACAACTAATTAAAGGAATCGCGACTTAACATCCAAGCAGTGGGATAGTTAACGATATAGAGGTGTAATCGGTCGTTTTCGCGGTGTAGATGACAAATAACGCCCCTAAAATAGGCCGAAAACGAAGGTACGAAAACAGCTCTTTTCGACGGATTTCGTCATATTTTATCCTCATCGGTGCAAAGTTTCAAATAAGTAGCATCGGTTTTACTGCTAAATTTTTGCATTAGGCGTCTTATAAAAAAGCACTATCCGAAATTCTCCAGTTGAACAACTTCGTTTTATCGTATCAACGAATCTAGGCGGTAGACTAAGAATGTTAAAAGTTGTAAAATATTAAAGTCACTTATTTAATGGCATATTATTTGGTTGTATGTTAGTATTCATAATTTAGGTTAATAATTGGTTAGTTAGTAAAAAATCCTGAAGCTCCCCGCTTCAGGATTTTTTTGTTAACATTCATATCCGCTTTTGACCAATGACTAATTGACGCTCAGTGCTCATGACATAAAGTCTTATAACTAACGAGTATTAAAAGGCATAATAACTCAATTAGTTTTTAACGAAGCATCTAAATCGAAACTCGCTATAGATGAATGACGGAACTATAAAAGAATGTCATTTGCAGTCCGATGATCGATACAATACTTTTTTGCGATTCTAAGATATAGTGAAGTCAATACTGCAGGAAAAAAGACGCTAACCATAAAAAAGGGTATTTACCCCTTAATATTGTTTTATAAAAGTATTGTCTTTATATTTGATGGGTAAATACTTTCAAAGTGAAAAATATAGACGTAGACAAACTTCTTCATGATATTTTTGCCGATCAAGTATCTTTAGATCTAAAATCCCGCTTTGAGGAAAAGATTGAAGAATATGGCGTAACAAAAACTAAAGCATTAAAACTCCTTAATGTAGACAAAGACGTTTTTGAAGACATTATAAGCGGTACTGCAAAGCAACCAAATCTGATTCATATCGTCAAGATCGCTGAGTTTCTAGAGATCAATGTTGATGATTTTATTCAATTGGTGCTCAAGAACCAAAATGCAGAGAATATAGCTTCAATAGATCGCGCGCAAAAAGTTAGATTTCTCATGAAGAATTTCGATGTCAAAGCCTTAACAAAATTGGGTTTCTTTATTAATAGCGATGACATCGATGAACTGGTAAATCGTGTATTACACTACTTCGGCTATGATTCTATTCGTCAGTTTGAGGTAGAGCTAGTTACACCATTATATAGCAAATCGAAGCGCCAATTTTCGGATAAAATGAAAGACTTTTGGGTCAAATCAGCTTATCAAACATTTCGGAAAGTAAGCAACCCAAACGATTACGACCGCGAACGCCTTAAAGACGTTTTGGTCAAAATCAAACCGTATTCGCAAGATGAGAAGAATGGTCTTTATACTGTATGCCGTGCTTTATATAATGTAGGAGTGACTGTTATCTTTCAAAACTATTTGCCGACGACGCATGTGCGTGGAGCTACATTCATCGTAAATGACAAGCCGTGTATAGTTTTGACAGATTATCTGAAGCGTTATCCGACCGTTTGGTTTACCCTTTTACACGAACTACACCACGTTTTGTTTGATTTTGACGCAATAAAAACTAATCAATATCATCTTTCAGATGATCAGGATCTATTTCTGATCGAGGAGAAAGCTAATACGTTCGCGCGGGAATACTTCATGCCTAGATCTCATTTCGAATATATCAAGTCTTATATCAAGAATGACTATATGGTCGAACGTTTTGCTAAGGAGAACGAGGTGCATAAATCTATTGTGTATTCATTCTATACTTGGTATCAAAAAGAACTTTATGATAAAAGCTTTCATGCGGCATTTAACAAGTATTATCCGAGTTGTAAGGTTGCAGTGTCTAAACTTAACCCCATTACTTGGGACGAAGCTAGTGTGCATGAAACCAGTGAGAAGATTAAAGCAGTATTCGAAATCAATTAATAAATCCAATATATGATGGAAGAAAATAACAATAAAAAGACCCAGCAAGAGTCTGAAGTTAGTAAGGAAGATCTAGAGCGATTAGAGCTTCTTCACCGCACGCATGAGAAAAAAGGCAAACAACTTACCATAGACGGAGAGTCTGGTAGTTTAAGGGAGATTGACGAACTACGGGGACTTATAGGTAACCAATTGGATAATCCTGAAGAGAAATATGAAATCTATTATGGTGGAATCCGTAAGTTACTTATGGATCATCTTCCCAAAGGAAAGGACTACAAACAAATGCGCGATATTATCTATGACGAGAAAAACATCTTCCTGAATATCGGTAAGCGTAAAAGCGATGGTGGTGGCGTCAGAGGATCAGATGGACGAATGGCTTTCCAACCGGTTATGAAGGATATCTTGGACGTCGTGATTATGTGGGTCGGGGGCTCACAGAATCCTTTCGACCTCTACAGGGATTTATATCTGCTTAATGAAAAACATGGATATCCCCATGAGCAATATGACGATTCAACAAGAGGTATGGCAAATGCCATGCTAAAGTTGGCTGAGGATGATGAGATTACAGAATAATAAATACTTTTAACAAAAGATAAAATACTATGAGAAGTTAACTGTCGGAAAATTAGAGGCGATATTAAATTACAAAAACTCAGGAAGATCCTACCCAACCTGAGTCTTTATCTTTTTACATTATCGTCAAATCAATCGGCTAGGACTGAAATGAGGATTAGGTAATATGTTACATTTAAAACGGTGCAAAGGTATGGTTTGTTTCAAGCAGTACCAAAAATAATCCCAATTCCTCTTTTCCCGATTGATTTCATAGTCGCTCACTGGCGAATAGTGTGATTACATGGTGTTTTCATAGCTAATCAACTGTGTCTACTTTTATTGATTGAATATTTAATGAGACAATTGATTAAGAATGGTAACAAGAGATTATTTTGTTCAGCAGACAATACGCTTAGCTGAACTGGGAGAAGGGAATGGCTACGTATCATCGGTAGACCTTTTGAAACTGATAAAGGACGAGGAAGTTAAGAACTACGTCGTAAATAAATATGATTTAGCAGAACCAGTAGAGATAGAACTACCGAAAATAGATTTGTTAACTGCTATTGTTGCTAGATATGTTAATCGCTTTGAGACACAACGTTTTAAAGTTACTGAAGACAACGTTACTACCTCTTTCTCGGATAACGAAGAAAAGGATATGGAGTTTACATTGAAAAATGGAACATTGGATGAATTTGACGTTGATGAACTAAATGCCATAGCACTATATGATTCTATACGTTTGTTTTATGATAACAGAAAATTAAGTCAATACATCACCTTTTTAAAAAAGGAAGTTCGAGACAAGACACTTTTAGAAGCTGTAAATCAGTCTTGGGAGGACAGGTTTGCGCAAGGTAAAGCTATTCCCAATAAAAAGATTTTCCGTCTTCTTTACGATAAGCTAGAAGAGCAGCATTACGTGAAGGCAATAAATTCTGATAAATTCCGTGAATATGGAGTAGGAGAGACGTTTGCTGTAGCATTTTTAGAATTAGCAAAGCTTGCTAAGCAGAACGTTAATACTTTTTTTGTAAGCTCATTCGCAATCAGTGAATCTAAAATAGAGATTATCTTAAGAAGTTCTCTCGAAAAGCATATTCCAGCATTGGGCGTTGTATATCCTTCCATTACCATTCGCAACGATGATCAGGGTAATTCTTCATTTGGTCTATATAGCTCATTAGAATTCAAACTAACAAATATTGACCGTGATGGAAACGTACATCTTTTCCCCAACAAGAAAGAAGAGAATATCACAACGGACAAAGCATATACGCACACCGTAACCACCGAAACGTTTGTCGATAGTTACGTTCAAATAGAAGATTTCTTTGCAGACGTAGAGAATTTTGAGGATAACTTCTACTTTATGAAAAGTGCGGCAGATCCAGATCAATTAAGAGCGAAAATTGCGGAAAAGATTCTTGGTCCACGAAGTCCGTTTAAGGGTATTGGGAAGTTGACAGATCTGTTTACCCGAGAAACCTCTTCTCATGTAGATAATTTGGCCGCTCTTTTGAAGTTATGTGGCCGTGCGGAAATGATTGATATGAATTTCGATCTCAAGTTTCAGCTAAGATATATAATATCTAACGTGTTATTGTATGGCAAAAACGGTATTGACTGATCATGATTATTAAGTAGTAGCCTATAAAGTTTCGCTCAACTAACAGATTGATTATAAACAATTAACACCTAGCCTTCCCTAATTCATATACTTAGTATATTGCAGTATGTGAATTGGGGAAGCTGATTTATATTAAATCACATAAGCAAAGTATAGGTAAACTACAAGATACATGAGCTACTAAGCACTCTACAAACTGTTGAACAGCTTTACAAACCAACAGAAGGAAATAGCACCACAGCGTTCTGACAATTTTACATATAGAAAAGGTACCTAAACTAACACAGCACTTTTTTTGATATTCAGTACCACATACGATAAAAATATATACTTTCACCAGATAGTTTGATGGACGAGATACAGATCTTCTAAGGTCATAACCGAAACTTTAAACATCCCCTATAGAGGATATTGAACCATTTTGAGAAAAAAGTGCTGTGATACTTTTTCAAAATCCTTTAACGTCAAGATAAAGGATTTCAGAAGTCGATACCAAAGTGTGGGGTTATAAGTCACTATTTCTTCAGATTAACCAAATTACCTGCTCCGCTCCTAGGCTTTGACTATGTACTTTAAGGGCGACGGGCAATATTTATAAGAATAATTAGCGCTGAATTTGGCATTTTATCTCTCAAAATGATGACCAAATGCGTCATTGGTGCTTCATTATCTTCCTTTTGTTCAAAGATGAACATCTTTTTGTCCGCTATCGAACAGCTAAAATAACGCCCGAAAACATAATAACCTCACGATCCACCACTTACGCTTTTTGGCAAAGCTGTTGCATCCTTCATTACAGATGGCAAGCGGCCAGTAGTGTGATTAAGCTCTTCGGTAAATATTTCACCGACCAAAGCTCCGCATTTACCGAGAAACAGCTGCAACCCATCTAATAGGTATTCATCAGCAGGCATCAGCGCTGTACTTTTGAGGTATCAAATAGGAAATAATAACATTAAAATATTAAAAGACATTAAAAATAGCACTACCATGAAAAAGACATTAACAACCATCGCAGCAGCCATCATCATGATCAGCTCATTCTCTTCTTTCGCAGCGGAGAAAACCAACCCGTTAAAGAATGTAGAATCAGCAAAGGTTATAGGTACCTATCTGGAAGCAACTACGCTTGGCAGCATCGAACTGAACAAGTTCCTTTTTGCAGATGATTTCCAGTACAGCAACAGTGCGAACGATGGCACATTCAATAAGCGAGAATACACCGCTTTCTTGAAAGCACACAAAGGCGTAAACTTTGACTGTAAGACTAGCTATGAGATCTTGGATCAAAGTGGAAAGGCTTGTATGGCAAAAGCAACGATGGTATTTGAGAAGTTTACGCGTGTAGATTACATCACCTTGAGCCAGGATCAGGATGGTTGGAAAGTGAGCAAGGTTGTGACTACTTATCCATAATAGCATAAAGATTTTTGTTTCAATACCGCCATGTCGAGAGACATTGCATTGTTTAGTTTAGTTATAAAGTCTGCAGCCTTGCAGACTTTGTTGTTTTAGCCATTTACTTCTTTAGTGGAAATATGATATAAACAGGCTTTTATCTGTGCGAACCGCTGTTCGGCAGCTTTGGAAAAAATTTTTATAGATAGCGGTGTAGAGTGAGGATTTAATTGGCATGCTTATGTACATTTAGCCCCCTTTAATACGAATGGGCCCTTTGATATGATCGATGTCGACAGGCTCTCCCTTTTGTGTGATCAGAACTTTCCCCTGCTTCTGCAATGCAATCGCTACTTCAACGATTTCTTGCATATGCGCACGCCAATCCTTGGGAAAAAGCTCTCTTGCTATCTCAGACGGACAGAACGTTTTTTCGCAACCACGCGCCTTGGCAGTTGATAAGATACTTGCGATTATTTTATCATCTTTCATAATAGCTGAAACGCAAAAGGACATGTGGAAGTTTTTACTAGATCGCTTTAGATTTCGTTTCTAGGTATGGCGGCATAATATATGAGGTCCTCATTTGTTTGCTACATCACGCTCAAATGTGAATCCTTCTTTGTATTCCCATGGCCCGCCTCTATATATCCACAGATCCATACCGATTGCCTGAGCGGTGAAGGGCATGAAGCTTTCACTGAGCTCTTTAAATAATTCTTTTGAGGCAGCGGGCGCAACTTTATTCTGCACAGTTATATGCGGCATAAATCGCTGCTTATCCTGTGGAATCAGATCCTTGGCAAACGCATCACCTAACTTATGGTGGAGATGCTGTAAAATACCGCTCTCGATTTGGAAAGCTACTCCAGCTCCCAAATGCCGAAGACCGTTAACCTGCATGTCGAAAGGTTCTTCGATGATCTCACCTAACACGGCAAAAGTGTGCGCGTTGTCCGGCAACTTATGAAATAATGTAAGATGGGCTTTTAAATAGTTCCGCTCGACTGGAAAGTGCTTTTTGCGAAGTTCATCAAA
This genomic window contains:
- a CDS encoding helix-turn-helix domain-containing protein, yielding MRKSAYLDTGSFFGQPLSKAARGDLCPALSLGIGSVIYRRSDVGTSIEQEFKGKLGFISYLEIQTNRPIKLSAQTSMGDVHGIYLLQSTGRMLLMREEKKVFALEARRGIYAYLPSGSYKVTLPQGRWRIFSFYFLARLFDEHATKDFIFLKPLLDLKTNNASTTAVSQHFYAGEMTEILIRRLCRGLNKRPLDRQVDIIRQLARLLKLSKRKLKGNFVPGSAAHYCMLAQSRVREGVKQQGAGFDLAKVYDQVPYSSKHLDRIFRSVYKRTIRHYKNERVIQQAKKLLLRGFPIKEVSIRCGFGEIRSFQRTFKLFTGMPPRSFQLKRSKA
- a CDS encoding 2'-5' RNA ligase family protein — protein: MQEKQDSITYILTLRLDEESQAFFDELRKKHFPVERNYLKAHLTLFHKLPDNAHTFAVLGEIIEEPFDMQVNGLRHLGAGVAFQIESGILQHLHHKLGDAFAKDLIPQDKQRFMPHITVQNKVAPAASKELFKELSESFMPFTAQAIGMDLWIYRGGPWEYKEGFTFERDVANK
- a CDS encoding DUF3253 domain-containing protein, translating into MKDDKIIASILSTAKARGCEKTFCPSEIARELFPKDWRAHMQEIVEVAIALQKQGKVLITQKGEPVDIDHIKGPIRIKGG
- a CDS encoding ImmA/IrrE family metallo-endopeptidase, with amino-acid sequence MKNIDVDKLLHDIFADQVSLDLKSRFEEKIEEYGVTKTKALKLLNVDKDVFEDIISGTAKQPNLIHIVKIAEFLEINVDDFIQLVLKNQNAENIASIDRAQKVRFLMKNFDVKALTKLGFFINSDDIDELVNRVLHYFGYDSIRQFEVELVTPLYSKSKRQFSDKMKDFWVKSAYQTFRKVSNPNDYDRERLKDVLVKIKPYSQDEKNGLYTVCRALYNVGVTVIFQNYLPTTHVRGATFIVNDKPCIVLTDYLKRYPTVWFTLLHELHHVLFDFDAIKTNQYHLSDDQDLFLIEEKANTFAREYFMPRSHFEYIKSYIKNDYMVERFAKENEVHKSIVYSFYTWYQKELYDKSFHAAFNKYYPSCKVAVSKLNPITWDEASVHETSEKIKAVFEIN
- a CDS encoding nuclear transport factor 2 family protein, with the protein product MKKTLTTIAAAIIMISSFSSFAAEKTNPLKNVESAKVIGTYLEATTLGSIELNKFLFADDFQYSNSANDGTFNKREYTAFLKAHKGVNFDCKTSYEILDQSGKACMAKATMVFEKFTRVDYITLSQDQDGWKVSKVVTTYP